In Rhodopirellula bahusiensis, the following proteins share a genomic window:
- a CDS encoding HEAT repeat domain-containing protein, giving the protein MNRMASRLFQSIVPLMPVVVLAPVLVLSGGCHDGPMYALKHANPYFTMRQWKADEAIGVTDHKRREELQTLANSMYGMPAERQQTWTPHLEQIYENDPSAEMRRLAILAAGRSKDATTIDLVAKGLKDDNLKVRMEACRALGERSEERAAQLLASIAGESQDQDVRHAAIAALGKHPGEISTNSLKLALQDRDPATQDLVIETLRESTGKDLGNDPAEWIAALNGQPSEEPAGGSIFR; this is encoded by the coding sequence ATGAACCGCATGGCGAGTCGCCTTTTCCAGTCGATCGTTCCGTTGATGCCTGTCGTCGTGTTAGCACCCGTTTTGGTGCTGTCCGGGGGCTGTCACGATGGTCCCATGTACGCACTCAAACACGCCAATCCGTACTTCACAATGCGGCAGTGGAAGGCGGACGAAGCGATCGGTGTGACGGATCACAAACGTCGCGAAGAATTGCAGACGCTGGCGAATTCGATGTACGGCATGCCCGCCGAGCGTCAACAAACCTGGACGCCGCACCTGGAACAGATCTACGAAAACGATCCCAGCGCGGAGATGCGTCGATTGGCAATCTTGGCCGCGGGACGTTCCAAAGACGCGACCACAATCGATTTGGTCGCGAAAGGTTTGAAAGACGACAACCTGAAGGTTCGCATGGAAGCGTGTCGCGCTTTGGGTGAGCGTTCCGAAGAAAGAGCGGCTCAGTTGCTGGCGTCGATCGCCGGTGAATCGCAAGACCAAGATGTCCGTCACGCGGCGATCGCTGCTCTGGGCAAACACCCCGGCGAGATCTCAACCAATTCGCTCAAACTCGCTCTTCAAGACCGGGATCCTGCCACGCAGGACTTGGTGATCGAAACGCTTCGCGAGAGCACCGGAAAAGACTTGGGCAACGACCCTGCGGAATGGATCGCCGCCCTGAACGGTCAGCCAAGTGAAGAACCTGCCGGCGGATCAATATTCCGGTAA
- the fae gene encoding formaldehyde-activating enzyme has product MSDRIILRTGESLVAGGPPFTAAEPEVVIGELDGPVGTALATLTGDQSMGHSKVFAILNTDIQVRPVTLCVSKVTVKSSRYTNILMGTVQAAIANGVLDAVRAGDIPKEKANDLGIICSVWLNPGVIDDDNLDHKALFDIHRKAMTQAIHKAMNNEPSIDWLLENQDKITHKYYQMGLDGKI; this is encoded by the coding sequence ATGTCGGATCGCATCATCCTTCGCACTGGTGAATCTCTCGTCGCCGGTGGCCCGCCTTTTACCGCCGCAGAACCCGAAGTCGTCATCGGCGAACTCGACGGCCCCGTTGGCACCGCCCTGGCCACGCTGACGGGCGATCAATCGATGGGTCACTCCAAAGTTTTCGCGATTCTGAACACGGACATCCAAGTCCGCCCGGTGACGTTGTGCGTCAGCAAAGTGACGGTCAAAAGTAGCCGCTACACCAACATCCTGATGGGCACCGTTCAAGCCGCGATCGCCAATGGCGTCTTGGATGCGGTTCGTGCCGGCGACATCCCCAAGGAAAAAGCCAACGACCTCGGCATCATCTGCAGCGTGTGGTTGAATCCCGGTGTCATCGATGACGACAACTTGGACCACAAAGCCTTGTTCGACATCCATCGCAAAGCGATGACGCAGGCAATCCACAAAGCGATGAACAACGAGCCATCGATCGATTGGTTGCTAGAGAACCAAGACAAGATCACCCACAAGTATTACCAGATGGGTCTCGACGGCAAAATCTGA